Proteins from a genomic interval of Harpia harpyja isolate bHarHar1 chromosome 7, bHarHar1 primary haplotype, whole genome shotgun sequence:
- the CHD5 gene encoding chromodomain-helicase-DNA-binding protein 5 isoform X5: MRGPAGAGRELPDDAENEEDVSEEDDGVLEGLDEFFTEEQVAVQKKKKSKKLKDGKAAKIKRRKKEGSNDEMSDNDEEIEEKSESEGSDYSPNKKKKKKLKDKKEKKPKRKKKDEEEDDNEDGGLKEPKSSAQLMEEWGLDDVDYIFSEEDYHTLTNYKAFSQFLRPLIAKKNPKIPMSKMMTVLGAKWREFSANNPFKGSSAAAAAAAVAAAVETVTVAPPLAASPQQSALPTIIRKAKTKEGKGPGVRKKIKGSKDGKKKGKGKKMAGLKFRFGGIPSKRKKGSSSEEEEREESDFDSASINSSSVRSECSAGLGKRGKRRRKKKRIEEGDGYETDHQDYCEVCQQGGEIILCDTCPRAYHLVCLDPELEKAPEGKWSCPHCEKEGIQWEPKEEEEEEEEGGEEEEDDHMEFCRVCKDGGELLCCDTCPSSYHLHCLNPPLPEIPNGEWLCPRCTCPPLKGKVQRILHWAWKEPPATPLPPVLPTPDAELALPAPKVLEGIPEREFFVKWAGLSYWHCSWVKELQLELYHTVMYRNYQRKNDMDEPPAFDYGSGDEDSQREKRKNKDPQYAKMEERFYRYGIKPEWMMIHRILNHSFDKKGDIHYLIKWKDLPYDQCTWEIDEIDIPYYENLKHLYWNHRELMLGEDTRPLKKLNKKGKKLKEEKLEKPPETPLVDPTVKFDKQPWYIDATGGTLHPYQLEGLNWLRFSWAQGTDTILADEMGLGKTVQTIVFLYSLYKEGHSKGPYLVSAPLSTIINWEREFEMWAPDFYVVTYTGDKESRSVIRENEFSFEDNAIRSGKKVFRMKKEAQIKFHVLLTSYELITIDQAVLGSIEWACLVVDEAHRLKNNQSKFFRVLNSYKIDYKLLLTGTPLQNNLEELFHLLNFLTPERFNNLEGFLEEFADISKEDQIKKLHDLLGPHMLRRLKADVFKNMPAKTELIVRVELSQMQKKYYKFILTRNFEALNSKGGGNQVSLLNIMMDLKKCCNHPYLFPVAAVEAPVLPNGSYDGNSLVKSSGKLMLLQKMLKKLRDGGHRVLIFSQMTKMLDLLEDFLEYEGYKYERIDGGITGGLRQEAIDRFNAPGAQQFCFLLSTRAGGLGINLATADTVIIYDSDWNPHNDIQAFSRAHRIGQNKKVMIYRFVTRASVEERITQVAKRKMMLTHLVVRPGLGSKSGSMTKQELDDILKFGTEELFKDDVEGMVSQGQRITMPDAVTPFSDALSTKGGAVTPGMKKKHSGTPPGDNKDVDDSSVIHYDDAAISKLLDRNQDATDDTELQNMNEYLSSFKVAQYVVREEDGVEEVEREIIKQEENVDPDYWEKLLRHHYEQQQEDLARNLGKGKRIRKQVNYNDASQEDQEWQDELSDNQSEYSIGSEDEDEDFEERPEGGRRQSRRQLKSDRDKPLPPLLARVGGNIEVLGFNARQRKAFLNAIMRWGMPPQDAFNSHWLVRDLRGKSEKEFRAYVSLFMRHLCEPGADGAETFADGVPREGLSRQHVLTRIGVMSLVRKKVQEFEHVNGKYSTPDLILEGPESKKSSEIVSSGPNTPIPASPAHMHAGSVALVDKIETQLGFQEEKEQVEQKSRKVSDSQVPVSAEKAESEECTESCDSKEKPRVEKQEESEKAEPSPEPLVKDEGIQEKEKPLEKPELNSSLGKGEDKEVKPAEDAKAEEKEQSEAQQNGDREEEEDGKKDDRNMNFRFMFNIADGGFTELHTLWQNEERAAISSGKIYDIWHRRHDYWLLAGIVTHGYARWQDIQNDPRYVILNEPFKSEIHKGNYLEMKNKFLARRFKLLEQALVIEEQLRRAAYLNMTQDPSHPAMALNARLAEVECLAESHQHLSKESLAGNKPANAVLHKVLNQLEELLSDMKADVTRLPSMLSRIPPVAARLQMSERSILSRLATRGGDPAVQQGSFGSSQIYNNNFGPNFRGPGPGGIVNYSQMPLGPYVTDI, translated from the exons atgcgggggccggcgggggccggcCGGGAGCTGCCGGACGACGCGGAGAACGAGGAGGACGTCTCGG AAGAAGATGATGGGGTGCTGGAAGGACTCGATGAGTTTTTCACAGAAGAGCAAGTCgctgtgcagaaaaaaaagaaatccaagaagCTGAAAGATGGCAAGGCTGCCAAAatcaagaggaggaagaaggag GGGAGCAATGACGAAATGTCAGACAATGATGAGGAGATTGAGGAGAAGTCTGAGAGTGAAGGGAGTGACTATTCCCccaacaaaaagaagaagaaaaaactgaaggacaagaaggagaaaaagccaaaacggaagaagaaggatgaagaggaggatgaCAACGAGGATGGAGGTCTAAAG GAGCCCAAGAGCTCAGCCCAGCTGATGGAAGAATGGGGCCTTGATGACGTAGATTACATCTTCTCAGAAGAAGATTATCATACTCTGACCAATTACAAGGCTTTCAGCCAGTTCCTCAG GCCTCTGATCGCCAAGAAGAACCCCAAGATCCCCATGTCCAAGATGATGACCGTGCTTGGTGCCAAGTGGCGAGAGTTCAGTGCCAACAACCCGTTCAagggcagctcagcagcagcagcagcagcggctgtTGCTGCAGCTGTGGAGACGGTCACTGTCGCTCCACCGCTTGCCGCCAGCCCCCAGCAGTCTGCCTTGCCCACCATCATCAGGAAGGCTAAGACCAAGGAGGGCAAGG GTCCGGGAGTGCGGAAGAAAATCAAGGGCTCCAAAGAcgggaagaaaaaagggaaggggaaaaagatggCAGGCTTGAAATTCCGGTTTGGAGGAATccccagcaaaaggaaaaagggcTCCTCT AGCGAAGAGGAGGAACGGGAGGAATCCGACTTTGACAGTGCCAGCATCAACAGCTCCTCAGTGCGCTCCGAGTGCTCGGCTGGcctggggaagagagggaagaggaggagaaagaaaaagagga TCGAAGAAGGGGACGGGTACGAGACGGACCACCAGGACTACTGCGAGGTgtgccagcagggaggagagaTCATCCTGTGCGACACCTGTCCTCGCGCCTACCACCTCGTCTGCCTGGACCCCGAGCTGGAGAAGGCCCCCGAGGGCAAGTGGAGCTGCCCCCACTGC GAGAAGGAGGGCATCCAGTGGGAGccgaaggaggaggaggaggaggaagaggaaggtggtgaggaggaggaggacgaccACATGGAGTTCTGCCGGGTCTGTAAGGATGGaggggagctgctgtgctgcGACACCTGCCCGTCCTCCTACCACCTCCACTGCCTGAACCCGCCACTGCCAGAAATACCAAACGGTGAATGGCTCTGCCCTCGCTGTACA TGCCCTCCCTTGAAGGGCAAAGTCCAACGCATCCTGCACTGGGCCTGGAAGGAGCCGCCGGCCACCCCGCTCCCACCTGTGCTGCCCACCCCGGACGCGGAGCTGGCCCTCCCCGCGCCAAAGGTGCTGGAGGGGATCCCAGAGCGCGAGTTTTTTGTGAAGTGGGCAGGCCTCTCCTACTGGCACTGCTCCTGGGTCAAGGAGCTGCAG CTGGAGCTCTACCACACTGTGATGTACCGCAACTACCAACGGAAGAACGACATGGATGAGCCACCGGCCTTCGACTACGGCTCTGGGGACGAGGACAGCCAGAGGGAGAAGCGGAAGAACAAAGACCCGCAGTACGCCAAGATGGAGGAGCGGTTCTACCGCTACGGCATCAAGCCTGAGTGGATGATGATCCACCGCATCCTGAACCACAG CTTTGATAAAAAGGGAGACATCCATTACCTGATCAAGTGGAAAGACCTGCCCTACGACCAGTGCACCTGGGAGATCGATGAGATAGACATCCCATACTATGAAAACCTCAAACACCTCTACTGGAACCACAG GGAGCTGATGCTGGGGGAGGACACGCGCCCTCTGAAGAAGCTgaacaagaaagggaaaaagctgaaagaggagaagctggaaaagccTCCAGAAACGCCTCTCGTGGAT CCTACGGTGAAGTTTGACAAGCAGCCGTGGTACATCGATGCCACGGGAGGCACGCTCCATCCTTACCAGCTCGAAGGGCTAAACTGGCTGAGATTTTCCTGGGCCCAAGGAACGGATACTATCCTGGCTGATGAGATGGGGCTGGGGAAGACTGTGCAGACTATTGTGTTCTTGTATTCTCTGTACAAGGAG GGCCACTCGAAAGGGCCGTATCTGGTCAGCGCCCCTCTCTCCACCATCATCAACTGGGAGCGTGAGTTTGAGATGTGGGCACCCGACTTCTACGTCGTGACCTACACGGGCGACAAAGAAAGCCGGTCGGTCATCCgggaaaatgaattttcttttgaagacaacGCCATCCGGAGTGGAAAGAAGGTCTTCCGGATGAAG AAGGAAGCGCAGATCAAGTTCCATGTCCTGCTCACCTCCTACGAGCTGATCACTATTGACCAGGCGGTGCTGGGCTCCATTGAGTGGGCCTGTCTGGTGGTGGATGAAGCGCACAGGCTGAAGAACAACCAGTCCAAG ttctTTAGAGTACTAAATAGCTACAAGATCGATTACAAGCTGCTGCTCACCGGCACTCCGCTCCAGAACAACTTGGAAGAGCTCTTCCACCTGCTCAATTTCCTGACTCCTGAGAGGTTTAA TAACCTGGAGGGGTTCCTGGAGGAGTTTGCAGACATCTCCAAGGAGGACCAGATCAAAAAGCTCCATGATCTGCTGGGTCCCCACATGCTGCGGCGGCTCAAGGCAGATGTGTTCAAGAACATGCCGGCCAAGACAGAGCTGATCGTGAGAGTGGAGCTGAGCCAGATGCAGAA GAAGTACTACAAGTTCATACTGACGAGGAATTTCGAAGCCCTGAATTCGAAAGGTGGTGGGAACCAGGTCTCGCTGCTCAACATCATGATGGACCTGAAGAAGTGCTGTAATCACCCGTACCTCTTCCCTGTGGCGGCAGTG GAGGCCCCGGTTCTGCCCAATGGATCCTACGATGGGAATTCTTTGGTCAAATCTTCTGGGAAACTGATGCTGCTCCAAAAGATGCTGAAGAAGTTACGGGATGGGGGTCACAGAGTTCTCATCTTCTCCCAG ATGACGAAGATGCTGGACTTGCTGGAGGACTTCCTGGAGTACGAAGGCTACAAGTACGAGCGGATAGACGGGGGCATCACCGGCGGCCTGCGCCAGGAGGCCATAGACAGGTTTAACG CTCCTGGTGCTCAGcagttctgctttctcctctctaCCCGCGCTGGCGGTCTGGGCATAAACCTTGCTACGGCCGACACAGTCATTATTTATGATTCTGACTGGAATCCCCACAATGACATCCAG GCTTTCAGCAGAGCTCACCGCATCGGCCAGAACAAGAAGGTGATGATCTATCGCTTTGTGACCAGAGCCTCTGTTGAAGAGCGCATCACCCAGGTGGCCAAAAGGAAGATGATGCTTACCCACCTCGTGGTCCGCCCGGGGCTCGGCTCCAAGTCGGGCTCCATGACCAAGCAAGAGCTGGACGACATCCTCAAGTTTGGGACAGAAGAGCTCTTCAAGGATGATGTGGAAG GCATGGTGTCTCAGGGACAGCGGATCACCATGCCGGATGCTGTCACCCCTTTCTCTGACGCGCTGTCAACCAAAGGGGGTGCAGTGACTCCCGGcatgaaaaaaaagcacagtggcACCCCACCAG GTGACAATAAGGATGTGGATGACAGCAGTGTGATCCACTACGATGACGCTGCCATCTCTAAGCTTCTGGACCGAAACCAGGATGCGACTGATGACACGGAGCTCCAGAACATGAACGAGTATCTCAGCTCCTTTAAAGTGGCCCAGTATGTTGTGAGAGAAGAGGATGGTGTG GAGGAGGTGGAACGTGAGATCATCAAGCAAGAGGAGAATGTGGACCCTGACtactgggagaagctgctgcggCACCACTatgagcagcagcaggaagatcTGGCCAGGAActtggggaaagggaagagaatcCGCAAGCAGGTCAACTACAATGACGCCTCGCAGGAGGACCAAG AGTGGCAGGATGAGCTCTCCGACAACCAGTCGGAGTACTCCATTGGCTctgaggatgaggatgaagacTTTGAAGAGAGGCCAGAAG GTGGCAGAAGACAATCCCGGAGGCAGCTGAAGAGTGACCGGGATAAGCCTCTCCCTCCTTTGCTGGCAAGAGTTGGGGGAAATATCGAG GTTCTCGGCTTCAACGCCCGCCAGCGCAAGGCTTTCCTGAATGCCATCATGCGCTGGGGCATGCCGCCCCAGGATGCCTTCAACTCTCACTGGCTGGTCCGGGATCTGCGAGGGAAGAGCGAGAAGGAGTTCAG GGCGTACGTCTCTCTCTTCATGAGACATTTGTGCGAACCTGGGGCAGACGGTGCCGAAACCTTTGCGGATGGCGTTCCCCGGGAAGGGCTGTCGCGCCAGCATGTGCTGACTCGGATAGGAGTCATGTCACTAGTAAGGAAGAAG GTCCAGGAGTTTGAGCATGTCAATGGGAAGTACAGCACTCCAGATCTGATCCTCGAGGGCCCGGAGAGCAAGAAGTCCAGCGAGATTGTGTCCTCGGGTCCCAACACCCCCATCCCAGCCAGCCCAGCACATATGCACGCGGGATCTGTGGCCCTTGTGG ACAAAATAGAAACCCAACTCGGGTTccaggaggaaaaggagcaagTGGAGCAGAAGTCCAGGAAGGTGTCTGACAGCCAG GTGCCTGTGAGCGCCGAGAAGGCGGAAAGCGAAGAGTGCACAGAAAGCTGCGACAGCAAGGAGAAGCCGAGGGTGGAGAAGCAAGAGGAGAGTGAAAAGGCTGAGCCTTCTCCTGAGCCCCTGGTGAAAG ATGAGGGCATTCAAGAGAAGGAGAAGCCTTTGGAGAAGCCGGAGTTGAACAGCAgcctggggaaaggggaggacaAAGAAGTCAAACCAG CAGAGGACGCCAAGGCGGAGGAGAAGGAGCAAAGCGAGGCTCAGCAAAACGgtgacagagaggaagaggaggatggaaAGAAGGATGACAGAAACATGAACTTCCGATTCATGTTCAACATTGCTGACGGCGGCTTTACAG AGCTGCACACGCTGTGGCAGAACGAGGAGAGGGCTGCCATCTCCTCTGGCAAGATCTACGACATCTGGCACCGCCGACACGACTACTGGCTGTTGGCAGGAATTGTCAC TCACGGCTATGCCCGCTGGCAGGACATCCAGAACGACCCACGCTACGTGATCCTGAACGAGCCGTTCAAGTCGGAGATACATAAGGGGAACTACCTCGAGATGAAGAACAAGTTCCTTGCCCGGCGGTTCAAG TTGCTGGAGCAGGCCCTGGTGATCGAGGAGCAGCTGCGGAGGGCTGCGTACCTCAACATGACCCAAGACCCCAGTCACCCGGCCATGGCATTGAACGCCCGTCTGGCTGAAGTGGAGTGCCTTGCCGAGAGCCACCAGCATCTCTCCAAAGAGTCCCTGGCTGGGAACAAGCCCGCAAATGCCGTCCTGCACAAGG TGCTGAACCAGCTCGAGGAGCTGCTGAGTGACATGAAGGCTGACGTGACGCGCCTGCCGTCCATGCTGTCCCGCATCCCGCCCGTGGCCGCCCGGCTGCAGATGTCCGAGCGGAGCATCCTCAGCCGCCTGGCCACCCGTGGCGGGGACCCCGCCGTCCAGCAG GGCTCCTTCGGCTCCTCCCAGATCTACAACAACAACTTTGGGCCAAATTTCCGAGGTCCTGGGCCGGGTGGGATTGTCAACTACAGCCAGATGCCTCTGGGACCGTACGTGACCG ATATTTAG